TCAAGGGTGCCATCCCAAGGGCTTACCGCGGCATATTCATATCTGAACTCCCGAACCAACTCCAGCCCAACCTTTGGTCTTTTCGGCGACGGCGCCCAGCAAGCCCGCGGATCACTCATCCGTCCAATAACCCGAAGGGCAGACCGATTGATATCATCGCAGCCTACACCCACCGTCAGGCGGTGAGCATCCCAGTTCCCCGCGGCAAGCCGCGGGGAATGCACCCTATCCCCTAATTCAGGTCCAGCGCTCAATTGGCTGAAAACGTCCCCACCTTTGGCGCAGCCAGCCTTTGAAAGTCCTTGTATGCCAGTCGAATGAGTTCGGAGTGGGCGCCGGCATTGAACGCAATTTCTTCATCCTCAGCCAAGCTCTTTTCCACAAATACATCCATTCCGTACAAATTCCCGAAGGGTGGCATGGCCCCGACCATGCATCCGGGGAACAAATCTTTGAACTCTTGTTCGCTCGCCAACTGAACTGTCCTCGCTCCAGCAGCATCCCTCAAACGATCGAAGTCCACCCGGCAAAAAGCGGGCAGGACCGCCATGGCCATCTTGCCATCGATCTTGACCATCACGGTTTTGGCCAACTCCCTACCGGGAATGTGGGCAGAGGCCGCAATCTGCTGCGCACTGTAAGCCATGGGATGACTGATGACAACGTATCTGACTTTCTTCTGATCCAGGAACTCCTTGAGCCTTCTCGTTGGCATGGCAACCTCCTTTTGGATCTCCGGACTGCCCGGATTCCTCTTTCTTATCGCGGGGAGTCGCGCCCATTGGGGCGACACGGATGACATTGTGAGCAGCAGATCATGTTTTCTCTATTCCTCACTCATGCTCCATGAAGTCCAAAACGAATATGGTGGTTCGTGAGGACAGAAGGGGCTCTATCTTGGCCTGTTCTGCTTCGCGTTCCGCACTGTTGAACCAGGCCTGCCACTGTTCAGCGCTGTGCCACGTGCTGATGACCACATTGAGCAGAGGGTTATCATGACCCAAAAGGGTTTCAGCGGAGACATACCCCGGATGCCGCATAGCCTGAGAACGGAGATGGAAGAGCGCCTTGAAGAACTCGCTCTCCCGACCTTTCCTAACTTTCCGTTGAATGATCACGCATACCATGGCCGTCCCTCCTCTTGCCTCGAATTGAACTGCAGGTTCACCTAGTGACGAAACCCCGGAAACTGGCCTTTAGCTATCCATAAGAAACATCGGTGGCATCTGGAAAGACACACGCATCGCCTAGAAAGAAAGCACTATTCAGGGGTTTGGTTTCTGGGGCCAGATCAACGCCGCCCTCGCAATCTTTCCGGCCACACGCCCATGGACTTCTCCCACTCCAACAGCTGCTGTGTGACTAATTTATGTTCTCCCTTAAGCGACTGGTATAAACTGGCGTTTTCCAGGGCTATAGCTCCCAGATTGGCGACAGCGCCTACAAATTGGATGTCATCGTCGCTGAACTGGCATGACTCGGAAGCATAGACTCTTATCACCCCGATGACGTCTTCTCTGAGCATCATCGGGACAGAAAGGATACAGGCAATCCCCTCGTGCTCCGCCTCCAGACGATATTGGACTCTCTCATCACTTGTGGCATCGCGAATGATGACCACCTTGCCCGCAAGGCTAAGGACTTCAGAGATGCTCTTATCGACCACGACAGGGCCTTTTTGCACATACTCCTCGCTGAGCCCAAACGCTGCTGTATGATGCAACTCATTTTTATCGGGAGTCAGAAGCATAAGAGAACAACCTCTCACTCCCAGCGCTTTTGCCACGCTCTCTACCAGGGTATCAAGCACCTCTTCCGGCTTGCGAGTGGAGTTTATTGCTGCCGCTATTTCATACAAGCTCTGATCGAATCTCAAATTTTGGCTCTCCATCTTGCACCTCCTTTTTCTACTTCATGGTAGCGTTGTCGCTCGCTTTCGAATACTGCCGCCAGATCAATTTAGCACCCTCTACCTTTCCGGGCCACATTCGAGCGTCCTTGCCATCCAATTTAGATGCTACCCATTTCCACGGAGTCAAACAATTCGTAAGTGTACGCATATTTCCCGAAATTGCCCCGTATTTAGCTTAGTGATCGGGAGAGTGAGGCGGCTCGAACAGGTATATCCTGACAAGAATAAAAACCTTTGCGCCCGTATCGCATTATGGGACAAAAATGGCATTTCTGTGATCTAACCCTGTTCTATATACCAATCTTGATGAGAATGTTGGGGCAAGCCGAAAGGAGGCAATTGAGCAAAAGGGGAGAAGATGGATCGAGTGGGGGGGCAAAATAGGTAGGATGAGATCATCATCGGTCAACCTTAAGGCTTCCCCAGTCTTGAACTTGCTGACTTTGCCAAAACGCTTGTCATGAGCCTTTCAGGGCTTTTATGCAGCCACCAATTGATATGCTACAATGAGATTAAGAGGCTAAAGCCAATGACAGCGAAGATCGAAGTGAATTTGTTTGCATCCCTCTCGCGTTACAAGCCCGGCACAATCGGTGGGTGCTCTTGGATGGTGGATTGCCTCTCTGGAACCACTGTTCGGCAGCTTCTGGATCAGCTTGGAGTCCCGATAGATGAAGTCAGACTGGTCTTCAAAAACGGCGTCCACATTCCGCCAGATACTGTTTTGGAAGACGGTGACCGCCTCGGCATCTTCCCTCCCATTGGAGGAGGATAGACTTTCGGCTATTCCGTTTTGCCTGCAGTTTTGGGGCTGAGTATCCGCACGCTAAGCATCATCTCCACATCATCCGGATCCCATGACAGAAGATCGTTTAGACTTATTCTCTGACCGTCCGCATCGATTGCCTCATATCTGCTGAAGGCTTCAGGCCAAAGAAAAACCACTTCCTTCAGTGCGGTCAGGGAAATACGTATCCCTCTGCGCAAAAACAACGGCCCTATTTCCGCTGCTGTCAGATTAAAGAGCTTCAACGTGATGTCCCCCGTCACGCAATCTGGAGATACCGGATTATCTTTGTGGGACAGGTTGCTTCGCATGCTGGAATAATGGCCGCTTCGGCGAAATGTCGCTCCCACGAGCCCTGGTAAGGCTGCTGAGAGGGCCAGAGTGCATCCCGGGGTAACGATGGCAGTATCCAGATCATCGACCGCTTTCCCGTTCAGAAACACCGTCTGGATTCGATGATCCACGTAATCTTCGGCCAGCCCGAATTGACGGCAAAGCAGTTCTCGTATGCTGCACCCCAGTTGGCCTTCTACTCGGAAGCCTAGTCCCAGGAGGGGTGTGAAAACCGATGCTATTGCCTGTTCAACAGTCAAAGTGAGTCGAGCCGCTGGAGAGTTTGTCATATATCCAAAACGCTTCTGCGCCCATCCGATGGACACAGCTTCGAGACTCCTCAGGCAGGAGAAACCCGAATCCGGGTATCTATTCTCACCACGGGCAAAAAGGCGCTTTTTCGATATCTATATCCGAATACTTACCAGTCAAACACCTGGTCCAGCTGTTCATCGGTCACGTTGAAGGTAACCTGATGCGGCGGCAACGGCTCTTTTCGGAAGAACTCAGGAAGGCGGTCGTCCTGTTGCGTAAATCCGGCCCGTTTGTTGAAGTCCCTTTCATAGCCCAGAATTGTTTTGCCAAGCTTGCTTACATCATATGCCGTCAGGGTCTGCCCGGTAAAGCTGCTGATGACATCCAGCATATCCTGGAAGGTATCGGGTTGATCGAGTATGGCAAACGCAATGAACAGGCAATACCCGGTTGAATCGATAGCAGCTGTGGCAATCTGGAGATTCCGCGAAAGCTCTATCTGCCCCTCGGGTTGCAGCGGGTTCACGCTCCCTCCCACCTTCAGGATATTGGCGGTGACTGCATAACCCGCTGTGTGATCCGCTCCCATAGGACTGGTGGCATAAGTGACGCCGACTCCCTGAACGGCTCGCGGATCATACGCAGGCATAGATTGCCCCTTAACCACCGGCACCCTCTCAACACCAAAGACATGGCCAGTGATGGAGTCGCCGCTTCCCAGGACACGACCCAGCGGCGTTCCTTTTCTTATCTCTTCTACCAGTTGGATAGCTGCCTTGCCATCGCCGAATTGGGCCAGTCCCGCCTCCATGGCTACGGCGATCGTTGCCCCCGTTTCGATCGTATCCAGGCCTGTATCGTCGTCGAGCCGGTCCAATTGGGCAATGATGTCAAGATCATCGATCCCGCAGTTTCCGCCGTGAGCCCAAACTGTCTCATATTCCGGCTGTTTGGAGAGGAATCGGCCATTTTTGTCAAAAAAGGTTCCGGAGCACTGAATCACACATCCAGTGTGACATCCATGCGTCGGGTTGGCCCCCCGCGATTTCTCCAGTTCCGCCAGAGCTTCGCCGCTGATCTTGCTAGCGCCTTCGAACCGTCCGCGGGAGAAATTGTGAGTGGGATAAGCTCCGGCTTCATTTAAAATGTTCGTCAGGATATCGGTTCCATAGGCGGGAAGCCCTTGCCCGGTAACGGGGTGTTTCTTGAGCCCTTGCACGAATCTCTTGTTAGCCTCTTTGAACTTCTCAAGATTTACCGGGGGCCTCAGTTTCATCCCGGTATCATCGAGCACGATAACCTTGACTCCTTTGGCTCCCATTACTGCCCCTGTACCCCCTCTGCCTGCATGGCGGGTGGGCCTGATATCCTGGTCAGTAAAGGCAATGGAGGCTGCTGCCAATTTCATCTCGCCAGCCGGGCCAATAGAAATACAGGCGATCTTATTACCGAATTCCGCTTTCATTTTTTCGATCAGGTCATAATTGCCGAGCATTTTCAGGCTATCGTCACGGACTATCTTCACACCGTCCTTGTTGATGAAGATCTTGTACTGGGATGCGTCATTTGGTTTTCCTTCCAGCACAATGGCCGCATAGCCCAATCGAGCAAGAACCTGTGCCGCCTGCCCGCCTGAGTTGGCCTCTTTGATACCGCCGGTGAGGGGGCTTTTGCATCCAACAGAGATTCTTCCCGATTGGGATGCACCCGACCCGGACAAGAGTCCAGGAGCAATCACCAGCTTATTGTCTTCGCCCAGCGGATGACACAGCGGGGGAACTTCCTTGGAAACGATGGCTGACGTCATTCCACGACCACCCATACCTGCGTAGACCCCCAGAGGCTGAACTGTTGCTTTTGGACCGCCTTTGGCTCCCATGTTGATCCGCAAGATATTGTCCATGTCAAAACCCCCCTTCGAATTCTGCAAGCATCTGCGATGGCGTAATTCCGATCCAATGGCAAGGGAAGTGATATGCGCTAAATGAGGCCTCGAGATTATTCGGAGCCTCCAGGCGAACTCAGAACAGGTTTTGCTGAAGCAGTGGCTGCCGAATGGACATCTTCCCCCGGGATCATATCACCGAAGGAGGATGATCTATAACGAACTTTTAGGGAGCTAAACTGTAGCATACCGTATAGGGCTTGTCAAGCGCCTATTTCTGCCAACAGACCGAGCTGGAGGGTAAGATCGATTTCTAGTCTAAGACCAGCCTTGGCAGGTTCCAGGACACTCGTTGTGCCCAATAAGGGACCGCGATCACCTGTAGCCACCCGAGTCTCTGTGTTGGTTCTCAATTATGTCAGAGATTACGTGATCAGAGAAAATGTCAATCATGGAAGGACTGACATTGACACGAAAAATACAGGAAAAGTAGGAGTCTTTGAAGGCCAGCCCGGCATTTGGACCGATCCTTGAAGTTGGTACTACCAAACATCCCAGCCTATCAGGCCAGGAAGCTCTTCCTTGTTTCAGGTGCAGAAAGCCTTGTTCCGCCAGTGGGGTGATGATGGGGGCTTGCTGGGTGAGTGCGGGAGGATCCGGGTCTCGTTGGTTTCTGTTATGTAGGGGCGGACGTATGTGTGTCCGCCCCTACAGTGTGTCAAGTGCTTGAGGCTTCTATGGCTCGACGATCCGCGTTACCAGGGCGATGACCACCACCTGTCCCACTTCTTGAACGCCCGATGTTTCCTCACCGGTTGTCATGTCTTTGGTCGTTACCTTGACGCGGTAATTGGTGGCGAAGCCCCCCCCAGCCTCGAACGGCCCCCTGAACTCCTTGATCGGTGTGTCTTTTTGCGCCCACGTCAAGTGCGGCACATTTGAGATCGATCCACCGTTGCCCCAGGGGTATCTCGTTGCAGTGGTGGAGAGAGGCATACTGAACGCCTCGCCATCTGTGTACCCGAGAAACTCATAGGTCATGTGGTAGGAGCCTTCGTCCTTCTCTATCTTCTTCTCCTTGGGTTCGCCGAGCGTCACCCCGAGGCCAACCACGTCCAGATCATTGTATTCCGTCTTCAGGCTACCGTCCGGTTGGCGGATGGTGGGGATGGAGAACACGAATCTGAGCACCGGAGGCCATCCCGAGACGAACGAATACCACTCCGCCCGCTCATACTGCAGCCCAGGCGCCGTTTTCACCGTCCCGCCGATGCTGGCCGAGATGGGATTGTCCTCCGTGCCGAAGACCCTTCCGGGCAGTTCGAGCCCCATGAGTTCATACGTGGCAGAGACGCTTTGGCGGGCAGGGATATCTTGAATTTCCACCGGATCGGATTCGATGACATATCCGCCGAGATCATAACCCACCACTATCTCATCGCCTACTGCGGCGCTGACGGTGGTGGAGAATTCGTTGAGGTTGTCGGAGTAGAGTTTTACCATGGTCTTTTTCTGCCCGATCCTTACGTAGGCGCCGTTGCGGATCACGAGCCTGTCCGGCCACTCCGTATTCGGTTGAAGGGTAATGCTTCCCAAGACGGTGTACTTTCCCTCTGCAGACGTATCCGGTTTGACGGAAGCCTTGACTTCGAAGCGAGGGAGAAAGCGCTCGATGACTGCTTCTGCCGCCCTCACCGAGGTGGGGATAAGCGCCCGTTGTTGATCGGCGATGACCACGCTATCCATGGTGTACGCAGGAGTGCTGGACAACCCCATCCGATACCAGAACGCCTGCCGTGCCTGCCGCACGTACGTGCCGTCCACATAGCTCTCGATATAGCCGGACTTGCTCACGGTGAGCGCAGACATGTCGGGAAGGGCATACGAGGCCTGGCCATTGGCGCTGGTGGTCTTTCCGGCCAGCGGAACGGTATCTTTGGAAAAGAAGTTCCGATTGGTGTACAAGGCAAAGTCACGCATGAGTCCGGCGATGCTCTGGTTATAATTGATCGCCGTGGACCAATTGGTAGAGTAGTTGTTCCTCACCTCTGTCGCCGTGGTGGCATTCTCGAGGGGATCGGCATCCCTCAAGGCGTGGCCGTCGTTACGCACGTGCGCCGGCACTCCCATATCGGCCAGAAGGTGCATCGTCTCCCCGAGGGCGCGCCATGCCTTCCCGTAAAGCTCGTTGCCCGGCTGTTTATCGGCCAGTGCTTGTTTGAAGTAGGCCTTGGCATCGAGATATGAGTACTCCTGGGAATAGATGACCTCCATGGCACCCAAGCCCTGGTCCCGATCCATGGCCCAATCGAGGGCGCTGATTTCGGGGTTCACCGCCATGGTGCCCAGAGTTCGGGTGAGTACGTCCGTCACCCACCGTTGATCGGTGAGCCAGGGGGTAGTGCCTTGAGTGGGATCATAGAAATGCCTCAGTGCCATAGGACCCTCGGGTTCATCAGCGGAGAAGCCGCCGTCAATGATCCAGTCCTTGAGTTGTTTCTCTCGCGTGTTGGCCTGGGTTTTATTGAAGAGGTCGGTGCCGTCACTGATATCCCAGGCAATGCCCTGAGTTTTTTCACCATCCAAGGTGACATTCTTCAGAAAGGGGATATCCGCTTTCCTCTGATCGAAGAGTTCGATAGCAATCCGGTTGATCTCGGGATGCGCCACTTGGTTTCCCCAAGCCTTGGCTTCTCTGGGAAGGATCATCCCGGAGAAAAGGAGCGCCACGAGGAGTACGAGCGCACCGCTTATAAGCCGCCGAGTTTCCATGTTCCTTCCTCCTCAATGATGTAGAACGAAAGCGTTTCCCCGCCAAGGGCGGTCTCGTAGAAGACGATTCCAGGGTAGGCTTTCACCGGCTTAGCCTCGGCCAGAGCCCGGGCCAACTCCTTTACCTGTGGAGACGTAAGATCAAGCTCCTCTCCAATTTGAAGCCTGACATTTTCTTCGATGCGGGAGAGAAGAGCCGCAGTATCGCCAGCTTCGATGGCGGTCACAATCTCGGTTGTGACCGCTTGGGTGTCTGTGATCAAGGCCTTCTCATTGTACAAAGGGGATTCGGAGGGCTTGGCTTTTTCGGTTTTCTCATCGCTCCCTCCGCAGGCTGAGGATACCAGAAGGCTCAAGGCGAGGATGCCCAGGGAAACGGAACGGAAGTGCTGCCGGTTGATTCGGTACTTCATGGGGTGTTCGGTGCTCCTCCCAGTCGGATTTTGACTTTGCGAAGGACTTCATCAAGGTGGCCCCTTTGCCACGAATAAAGTATATCAGAAAACCGGGGGCCTTACCTTTTCGGGGATTCAGTTTATTCCGGTCAGTGAATGGGAATAGGATTGTGGGGGCAGGTCAATTCTATGCAGCTTCGGTCTTTTCTCTGCTGAACCTCCCCTATGCAACAATCCACCCTAAAGGCTCATTGCAGCAAGATCTTTGGCATTGATATGTAGCGCTTCGTTGACGTTCAAGCCTTCCTCGATCAACTCCAGAACCCGCGGTTTCTCTTCGGGAAATTGATATCCTTCATAGTCTGCCTTGAACAAAACTCCGCCCGATTCTGTTCGCCAGGAGTTCATAAAATGATCGAAGCATACGCGAGACGTAACATACAAGTCTCCTATCATCGTCCTCAGTTCCCGCAGGCGTTCGTGAGGTGAAGAGAGATCGAAATTCCCCTTTTGATATTCGATCCCCAGCGGCGTACCAATGCCCGGTATGAATGGTCTTAATCTGATGTAGTCAGGGTTGATTTCACTAAGCACTCGCGCCGTGTTTTTGGCATGTTGATCCGACATTTTCCGTCCGCCCAAATCCGGCATGACATAGGCTGAAATTTGAAATCCCGCCTCCTTGGCCTTCTTCCCGGCGGCAATATGTTCCTCGGCGGTCACACCTTTATCAACGTATTTCAACACTTCATCGTCGCCGCTCTCCAGGCCAACGTGCAATCTTGTCAAACCTGCCGCTCTTATTTCTTTCAATTCCTCCAAGGTTTTCCTGTAAATGGTTTTTGCCCTGGCATAGGTGGTGATTCTTTCCAGGCTTGGGAAGGTCTCCTTCAGATGCCGGATAACCTCTACTATGTCCGGGGTTTTCATGACCAGTGAGTCGGCATCCTGCAAGAATGCCGTATGTCCTCCGGAGACGAGCCAGTTGAGTACCATCTCAAAACAATGACTTTCCCTGATCTCCGGGTTGCTTCTGACGATGGTTGTTGCCACCGTGCTGTTGATCTTTCCGGCATAGCCAAGCTGCCACGAGACACGATTTATCTCATCAGCGATCGCTTTGGCCGACTGGATGTCCTTCTTGATCTCCTCCACCGATCTCATCTGAAACTTCTCGTAATTGTAGGGTAAGCCGTAGCAGAACTTGCACTTGCTCCAGGGGCAATTCCGGGTTAATCTGATTAACAGGGAATCGCTTCCGCCTTCGCTGGGCGGCCTTATCGGCCCGACTTCAAAAGAATACGAACTTAATGTTCCCATATTGACTCTCCTATTTCTGCCTCACATTTTCAGACATGTATTCTTTAGTGTATTTCAGGGAACGGCTCTATCCGTTCGCCTGAGGAAGGGATTCCCCCTTTTCTCCCGGCCGATGGTGGTTTTGGGGCCGTGTCCGGGCAAGACCACTGTCTGATCGGGAAGAACCAGCAGCTTGCTGCGTATGCCGGAAATCAGCAGATTATGATCTCCGCCGGGGAAATCAGTGCGAGCGACGCTCCCATTGAACAGCGTATCCCCGCTGAATACAACTCCATGCCCCTCAATGCAAATGCCGCCT
This DNA window, taken from Dehalococcoidia bacterium, encodes the following:
- a CDS encoding MoaD/ThiS family protein encodes the protein MTAKIEVNLFASLSRYKPGTIGGCSWMVDCLSGTTVRQLLDQLGVPIDEVRLVFKNGVHIPPDTVLEDGDRLGIFPPIGGG
- a CDS encoding YbaK/EbsC family protein yields the protein MPTRRLKEFLDQKKVRYVVISHPMAYSAQQIAASAHIPGRELAKTVMVKIDGKMAMAVLPAFCRVDFDRLRDAAGARTVQLASEQEFKDLFPGCMVGAMPPFGNLYGMDVFVEKSLAEDEEIAFNAGAHSELIRLAYKDFQRLAAPKVGTFSAN
- a CDS encoding antibiotic biosynthesis monooxygenase translates to MVCVIIQRKVRKGRESEFFKALFHLRSQAMRHPGYVSAETLLGHDNPLLNVVISTWHSAEQWQAWFNSAEREAEQAKIEPLLSSRTTIFVLDFMEHE
- a CDS encoding aldehyde ferredoxin oxidoreductase C-terminal domain-containing protein; protein product: MDNILRINMGAKGGPKATVQPLGVYAGMGGRGMTSAIVSKEVPPLCHPLGEDNKLVIAPGLLSGSGASQSGRISVGCKSPLTGGIKEANSGGQAAQVLARLGYAAIVLEGKPNDASQYKIFINKDGVKIVRDDSLKMLGNYDLIEKMKAEFGNKIACISIGPAGEMKLAAASIAFTDQDIRPTRHAGRGGTGAVMGAKGVKVIVLDDTGMKLRPPVNLEKFKEANKRFVQGLKKHPVTGQGLPAYGTDILTNILNEAGAYPTHNFSRGRFEGASKISGEALAELEKSRGANPTHGCHTGCVIQCSGTFFDKNGRFLSKQPEYETVWAHGGNCGIDDLDIIAQLDRLDDDTGLDTIETGATIAVAMEAGLAQFGDGKAAIQLVEEIRKGTPLGRVLGSGDSITGHVFGVERVPVVKGQSMPAYDPRAVQGVGVTYATSPMGADHTAGYAVTANILKVGGSVNPLQPEGQIELSRNLQIATAAIDSTGYCLFIAFAILDQPDTFQDMLDVISSFTGQTLTAYDVSKLGKTILGYERDFNKRAGFTQQDDRLPEFFRKEPLPPHQVTFNVTDEQLDQVFDW
- a CDS encoding GAF domain-containing protein, which encodes MESQNLRFDQSLYEIAAAINSTRKPEEVLDTLVESVAKALGVRGCSLMLLTPDKNELHHTAAFGLSEEYVQKGPVVVDKSISEVLSLAGKVVIIRDATSDERVQYRLEAEHEGIACILSVPMMLREDVIGVIRVYASESCQFSDDDIQFVGAVANLGAIALENASLYQSLKGEHKLVTQQLLEWEKSMGVWPERLRGRR
- a CDS encoding radical SAM protein, translated to MGTLSSYSFEVGPIRPPSEGGSDSLLIRLTRNCPWSKCKFCYGLPYNYEKFQMRSVEEIKKDIQSAKAIADEINRVSWQLGYAGKINSTVATTIVRSNPEIRESHCFEMVLNWLVSGGHTAFLQDADSLVMKTPDIVEVIRHLKETFPSLERITTYARAKTIYRKTLEELKEIRAAGLTRLHVGLESGDDEVLKYVDKGVTAEEHIAAGKKAKEAGFQISAYVMPDLGGRKMSDQHAKNTARVLSEINPDYIRLRPFIPGIGTPLGIEYQKGNFDLSSPHERLRELRTMIGDLYVTSRVCFDHFMNSWRTESGGVLFKADYEGYQFPEEKPRVLELIEEGLNVNEALHINAKDLAAMSL